Proteins encoded by one window of Sphaerochaeta sp.:
- the ychF gene encoding redox-regulated ATPase YchF translates to MGLNCGIVGLPNVGKSTIFSALTAAPAEIANYPFCTINPNVGIVNVPDKRLDQIKALIPPQRLIPATFEFVDIAGLVAGASKGEGLGNQFLANIREVGVIAHVVRCFDDADVIHVNNKVDPKSDIDTINTELALADLDTVENRYAKQVKLTRSMTPEDRKAMEKYLPLLEKVKAGLGDGKAVRSLGLDEEELGLLYDLHLITQKPVVYVCNVDEDHATTDNDYVKTVRAIAAEEHAEVVVICGKMEAEIAALDDENDKKEFLESVGLEESGLNRLIQHAYHIMGLRTFFTAGPDEDRAWTFKAGMKAPETAGIIHTDFQKGFIKAEVYNCNDLFTFKSEEKIREAGKLRMEGKDYVVQDGDIMHFLFNVNKQAK, encoded by the coding sequence ATGGGTCTGAATTGTGGAATCGTCGGACTGCCCAACGTGGGGAAATCAACCATTTTCTCCGCTCTGACGGCCGCCCCCGCGGAAATTGCGAACTATCCATTTTGTACGATCAATCCGAACGTGGGCATCGTCAACGTCCCGGACAAACGGCTTGACCAGATCAAGGCGTTGATCCCCCCGCAGCGGCTGATTCCCGCCACGTTTGAATTTGTCGATATCGCCGGTTTGGTCGCCGGCGCGTCCAAGGGTGAAGGACTGGGGAACCAGTTTCTCGCCAACATTCGGGAGGTGGGCGTCATCGCCCACGTGGTCCGTTGCTTCGATGATGCTGATGTCATCCACGTGAACAACAAGGTGGATCCGAAAAGCGACATCGATACGATCAACACGGAGTTGGCCCTTGCCGATTTGGACACGGTGGAGAACCGGTATGCCAAGCAGGTCAAACTGACCAGGAGCATGACGCCTGAGGACCGCAAGGCGATGGAAAAGTATCTGCCGCTGTTGGAGAAGGTCAAAGCGGGATTGGGCGATGGGAAGGCGGTCCGCTCGCTTGGCTTGGATGAAGAGGAGCTTGGGCTCCTGTACGATCTCCATTTGATCACCCAGAAGCCGGTGGTGTACGTCTGCAATGTCGACGAAGACCACGCGACGACGGACAACGACTACGTGAAGACGGTGCGCGCCATCGCTGCGGAGGAACACGCCGAGGTGGTGGTGATCTGCGGCAAGATGGAAGCGGAGATCGCCGCGCTGGATGATGAGAACGACAAGAAGGAGTTCCTGGAATCGGTTGGCTTGGAGGAGTCCGGCCTGAACCGGTTGATCCAGCATGCCTACCATATCATGGGGTTGAGGACGTTCTTCACTGCCGGTCCCGACGAGGACCGCGCGTGGACGTTCAAGGCGGGGATGAAAGCCCCGGAGACGGCCGGCATCATCCACACCGATTTCCAGAAAGGGTTCATCAAGGCCGAGGTGTACAACTGTAACGACCTGTTCACCTTCAAGAGTGAGGAGAAGATCCGGGAAGCCGGAAAACTCCGCATGGAAGGGAAGGACTACGTCGTGCAGGATGGAGACATCATGCACTTCCTGTTCAACGTGAACAAGCAGGCGAAATAG
- a CDS encoding cobalamin-dependent protein (Presence of a B(12) (cobalamin)-binding domain implies dependence on cobalamin itself, in one of its several forms, or in some unusual lineages, dependence on a cobalamin-like analog.), whose protein sequence is MTVELVSCCYERGNFSFPLGALCVQEALRQAGIPSHLSNCYLSDDPRKAASRISADVVGISVYLWNRSWFDQFVTALKKRNPQVILFAGGTEVTGQPDELRPVPVPLPHPRRRGRKRSPSLDGDQGRKRDSHGRRHRHQREPAHPGMP, encoded by the coding sequence ATGACGGTCGAACTGGTATCCTGTTGTTATGAACGGGGAAATTTCAGCTTTCCCCTGGGGGCGCTCTGTGTCCAGGAAGCGCTCCGCCAGGCAGGAATCCCGTCCCACCTGTCCAACTGTTACCTCTCTGATGATCCCCGCAAGGCCGCTTCCCGTATTTCCGCCGATGTGGTGGGGATCTCCGTCTACCTGTGGAACCGTTCGTGGTTCGACCAGTTCGTCACTGCACTGAAGAAACGGAACCCTCAGGTGATCCTGTTCGCCGGAGGCACCGAGGTGACAGGCCAACCCGATGAGCTTCGACCTGTCCCTGTACCGCTTCCTCATCCTCGGAGAAGGGGAAGAAAGCGTTCCCCGAGCCTTGATGGCGATCAAGGAAGGAAGAGAGATTCCCACGGGAGGCGGCATCGCCACCAAAGGGAGCCTGCTCATCCCGGGATGCCCTGA
- a CDS encoding radical SAM protein, whose translation MLDPTFNMDKKRTKEMLSLLVEKAPDIHFTFENRAELLDEEMVRLYGQLDCSLQLGMQSSDPVVLKAIDRAANMTAFENGVRMLVKEGVSFGLDVIIGLPGDTLEGFFHSLDYAISLKPNNIDLFLLSLLPGTTLADRADRLGLRHQEQNPYLLIESPTFPKEDIATALSVKTAVDLFYTKGQAYQWFPLLEEAGGMKAHQLMLDFATFLTTQHPEETDVYELQDRFVKKVLKRQGKTSLPSRPDLLHGTVPGHRVPAGNRRVPHCTVAVRPQRPDKAGTDAVVPVHQGSETTSVHAVHHQGAGRIGRIPGSLRLPLRSNWRTVTSV comes from the coding sequence GTGCTGGATCCGACGTTCAACATGGACAAGAAACGGACCAAGGAGATGCTTTCCCTGTTGGTCGAGAAAGCCCCGGACATCCATTTCACCTTTGAAAACCGGGCGGAACTGCTTGATGAGGAGATGGTCCGTCTGTATGGGCAGTTGGACTGTTCACTGCAACTGGGCATGCAGTCCAGCGATCCTGTAGTGCTCAAAGCCATCGACCGGGCGGCCAACATGACGGCGTTCGAGAACGGCGTACGCATGCTGGTCAAGGAAGGTGTCTCCTTCGGCCTTGATGTGATCATCGGGCTTCCGGGAGACACCTTGGAAGGGTTCTTCCACAGCTTGGACTACGCCATTTCGTTGAAACCGAACAACATTGACCTGTTTTTACTCTCCTTGCTTCCCGGCACGACGCTCGCCGACCGCGCTGATCGGCTGGGCCTCAGGCACCAGGAACAGAACCCCTACCTGTTGATCGAAAGCCCGACCTTTCCCAAAGAAGACATCGCCACGGCGCTGTCCGTCAAAACCGCCGTTGACCTGTTCTACACCAAAGGACAGGCCTATCAATGGTTCCCCCTCCTGGAAGAGGCAGGCGGCATGAAAGCCCATCAATTGATGTTGGATTTCGCCACGTTCCTAACAACCCAGCATCCCGAAGAAACGGATGTCTATGAACTGCAGGACCGTTTCGTCAAGAAGGTGCTCAAACGGCAAGGGAAAACGTCACTTCCTTCCCGCCCTGACCTCTTACATGGAACTGTACCAGGGCATCGCGTTCCTGCTGGAAACCGGAGAGTCCCCCATTGTACAGTTGCAGTACGACCCCAACGACCTGACAAAGCTGGAACAGATGCCGTTGTCCCAGTTCACCAAGGAAGTGAAACGACGTCCGTGCACGCTGTCCATCATCAGGGAGCGGGACGGATCGGTCGGATTCCTGGTTCCTTGAGATTGCCACTTCGTTCCAATTGGCGTACAGTTACTTCGGTATGA